TATAGAAGACAGCCTGGTTGTAGCATATAGAAGTATCGGTCCAATCGGATTTCGTAATTATGGGGAAGACGCCCCCGCTTCATGAATTGTGATTTCCAAAAGCGATCACACGGCCCGGTGAGCATTTTGTCTGAATCCACACGTGCCATCCAAATTCTTGACCGTCGGCCGGCCATTTCTGCTTCTAGTACACAAGTAGCCAAGATGACGAACTCTCGTGCGCGCATAGAGACCCACCGGGAGGAACGATTTGACTGGGTTTCCACATCAATGGTGGTATCAGGACCATATGACGTTCCGCAAAATTATCCGAGAAGCCTTGGTTGTTGCATGCAAGCTGACCAGCCTAGGTATAAATACGCATATGCGGCAACATGTTCAATAAATATTTCGTTCTTTCTCGCGGGCTACCACTATGAAGGCAATTGGAGCTCTTTCCCTCATCTCTGCGGCTGCTGTGAATGCTGCCACTACATACGACTATGTCATCGGTGCGTTGGCATACTGAATGATATCAGCACGATTACCTAAAATTCTGGCAGTCGGAGGTGGAACCGCCGGTCTTGCTGTTGCAGCACGCCTTTCTGAAGATCCCAAAGTTACTGTTGCCGTGCTCGAGGCTGGTGGAACGTAAGTTTTCGGCTTTGCACCTGCAAATATCTATGCGCGTTGCTGATCACTTTGACGATGGTTTTATTAGTGGATTTGGCAAGTAAGCCATTAACTCTTAATTCGATCCCGAGCATCTTTTAACATTATCAGTCCCAATGTCACCGACTTGAGGAACCGCTACATGCCGTTTGGCACTCAAATCGATTGGGTTCTCCCAACCGTCCCTCAGGCTGCGGCCAACGGCCGAGTCTATACCCATGCTCAAGGCAAGGTCCTTGGCGGTTCTTCTGCGATCAATGGGGCGGTCTACATCCGGCCCGCCAAGGAGGAATACGCGGCATTTGAGAAGCTCGGGGCTACCGGATGGTCGTTTACCACCCTTCAGAAGGCCGGTTTGAAGAGCGAGAAGCTTACAATGCCAACCACCAAGCTTGGCGGTGTCCTACCTAATCCGGCTTATCACGGAACCAACGGCCCAGTGTCTGTGACGATCCAGAACAACGTATCTAGGTAAGACGTCTATTGACAATTTTATGAACCTCGATCTAATTACACGAGTAGCTTCTTTAATGATGTCGCAGTACCGACTATCAAAAATCTCGGGCACAAGTGGAACCCGGACAATAACGGAGGTTCCCCCAACGGTGCTACTCCGGTCCAAGTGGTGTGTCAGAGTGTCCCTCAGATTAATATACACCGCTAACTGTGAATAAAGACTATTTTCCCCAATAGCTACAACCGGTCGTACTCGCCCAACACATATTGTAAATGTTATTACTACCACTATTTAAGTCATAACTAACTTCTACGAACCAGACCTGCCGAATGCTGGACGGGCGAACCTTCATGTATTTACCGATTCACCTGTGAGCAAGATCCTTTGGAAGAACTCCACTGCCACTGGAAACGTATTGGCCACCGGAGTTGAGTACCTTAATGGCACCGAAGCTCAGACCCTTGTAAGTCCGAACTACCGATTGCAAATTGATGATCTGAGCTTATGTTCCGGGTTAGGCGGCCAAGAACGTCATTGTTTCGGCTGGTGCTTTGCACACACCCAAGGTTCTTGAGCTGAGTGGTATCGGTGACCCAACCATCCTTAAAGCGTGAGTACTTCGACCCAGTTTCGGCTATTTCCGTCAGTGTACTGAACTTTGTTTAGCATCGGGGTCCCTGTGAAGGTCGATTTGCCCGGTGTTGGAAAAAACCTTCAGAACCGTGAGTAACGTTGTTCGGAAAAAAGACATTAGACTCCAACTAATCGAATTTTAAAGAACTTGGTGTCAATGTTCAGTATAGACTTAAGAGCGAGAACATTACCGGTATGTTCCTGAATTGTTTTAACCATGCCTCCCCCTAAATGTTTTTAGCTGGCGCGGAGACTCAAGCACCCATCATCGAGGTTGAGCCTGCTCAAGTCATTTTGTCCGCTGCCGATCTTGCCAAATCCGAGCAACTACTTTCTACTAAGACTGGAGAGATctcccaagaacaattcgaCATCATGAAGTCGCTGATCAAAAACAAGGTTGCCCAGACTGAGATGAACTGGGTTCGTAATCAAGAACGCAAAAATTGGAGTGGTTTGTTGATTTCATGTGGCAGAGTCTTGTTAAAAACGCGGACAGCACCTTCAACATTCAATTCTACACCACGGACCTTCACACCTTCTCGCGCGGGCAAGTGGTGCGTATCATTATATATGTTTATACCATTGTATATGTTGATTTTTATAGCACGCGAGCTCTTCTGATCCCACCGCGAAGCCCACCCTCGACCCCAAATAGTGCGTATATTATAATAAAGTATCTGTGTATACTATTGCTAACGTACCGGACCAGTCTATCCGTCGAACACGATATCGTGAGTCTATGGCTGGCTCGCTTGCTATATTTATCTAATTGGAGAATAGTGGTATCTCTCCCGCGCGGTCGCCTACACTCGTAATATCACTGCGGCAGAGCCATTGGCAAGCTATATTGAATGTACGTTTCTCGAGTTTGGGATTGTCCACTCGTTTTTGATCATATGCATACAGCCGAAGTAACACCTGGTAGCAATATTACTTCGCCTGATCAACTTGAATCATGGCTCAAGACCAATTTCCGCACCATGTAAGCTTCTTTACTTAATTTTTTGCACTCCCTAATACCAAGGCCGCGATAGGTCTCACTTCGTGGGTACTGCCGCTGCAGGTAAGTTCTAGCAGTATTTGATCTCTTTGGGATGTTAAACGTTTTTTAgtccccaaagccaagggCGGTGTTGTGGACCCACGTAACTTCAAAGTTGTGAGTAAAATTCTTCACGTCATTATCGTAATTTACTGATTTTTTTTATTCTCAGTATGGAACCCAGTGAGTAGCCGAATGCACCATTCATCTAGTCCCAGTCTGACGCTTTTGGCTCAGAAACGTTCGCGTGGTTGACGCATCCACCATTCCACTCCTCCCTGGCATTCATACTATGGTAAGTTTATTGGTCTTTAGTTAAAAAATCGTTTAATGTTTAACCTTTTCCCATAGTCCTTGGTGTATGCGATTGCCGAATATGCTTCCGAGCGCATTAAGTCCACCTGATACGAATCCTTGGTCCGATACCCTACTATGTAAAAAATAAATATTGTTTCCCTCTCGTTTATCCCAGAAAGCCAGTTTCCGGTCCTCGGTAACACAATTCATGTAAACGCAATAACTTATTCTAAGCCCGGGGCCCCTAAACTCACTGGGGGTGTATTATGGGTCAGTCAGAGGCACGGGATGCCAGATAATGATAAACTCCGCGTCTATATAACGCATAGCTTCATCGTTCATGAGCGCCACTCATCATGCACGGGTTGGCGACACAAACCAGAATAGTTAGGTATTGTATAGGTATAAACTTCCGGACCATTTGGACTATGAAGGAAAGAATGTGTTAAATTTGGAACTACCCTACACGGCGAGGAATATGGACAGTTGTAGAGCACCCTTAAAGAGTTTCGTTTCTAAACTCTGAGAATACCTCACTTCACCATCCTACTGGGAGTTTGAATACGGCAACACTTTGAGGAGGGAAGTTATAGGTAAACGAAGTTGCACCGGATCCCACATTGAGGTTAGAGGTTTGAGGGACTACAGCATTGGGATTGCTCAGAGTATTGAATGTACCAGGGGCTCCGGCAGTGAGTAAGGTGGTAGTTGATTGACCAGTGATCGGGAAATCAAGGGCGAAGGTTCCTGTGAACGAGCTTGTACCAGTATTAGAAGCCTACCAAACGCATAATTAATCATTGCCCAAAGACTTCATGGATAACATCTACGCTACCTTCAGGTACACTATCTTGTTAGCTGCGTCGTGGCTCGCAACCCAGTGCAATGGAACGCTGGCGCTTGGCGCAGGCGAGGTTTTGAGAACATGTGTGCCCATATTGCTGCCAAACATCTAATTCGACCCCATACAGCTTTAATTAGCCTGTTTTCGATAACGAGCAAGAACAAACCGACCTGTTGGGCGTAGTACGACGCAGATTTCACCATTGACCCAGCGTCGAAGGTGATGACATCAGGAGTCCATTGATGACCGTTGATATTTTGTAGAGTAGGAGCATCTTTTTACGGCGTGTTAGCTCAgaataataatcaaactcaAGGATATCTCACATGTCGAAGCAAAGACAACATCCGAGTTTCTACGTCCCCATGAGAATTTGTACAATGGCCATTTGTCATGACATTACTTACCGCTCCAAACCCGTCATATACGCAGCTTCTGCGACCGCACCCTGAAGAGTTGGGTACTCCAATCGACCGCACGAAGGAGGTCCAAAGATACAAGATGGATTTGTCGAAGTAACGGCATACCTGCAAATTAGTCAGCAATAAGAATGGTTTAGGCCTGCAAAGGTATGACCCACTCTCCGACGAAAACTTGTGCTCCGTTGCGAGGGTACGTATCGTACTCCAATGCATGATCAATAAACCACTTTGGTACATTGTATTGGTGCCAATCGATGTGGGTATATGCGGGGCTCAGGGTAGTGCTAGGGTAAGTTGTTGCAATGTATTGGAAGCCACTGTTGGGGAAAGCAGCTTTGAGGCCATTGACGAACACCTTGGGTTTATACAGTTAGTCAAATAATAATTCGACCCCCATCATGCTTGACTTACCCTCCAACGGTACTGAGCATAGCTGTAAACGGAGCCGATGAGCATATATCTATGTGTTCAACTGACTTTATAACTTACGATGCAGACGCCTATAGCATACCGCAAATGATCGCATTTAGTAGCATTCTCGGGCAAAATTTAAATGAACGTACCGCGAAATCCTCGTTTCCAATCTCGATATACCTGAGCTTGTATGGGGCTGTACGGCCGTACTGTGCACGAAGTTTAGCCCATTGGTTTGTATTCGCATCTCCGGTGATAAATTGAATTTCGTTTATGGCATCTTGAACGTAAGGTTGCAACTGGGATTCTGGAACAGTTTCGCCGCCCAGTGAATAGCCAGCTGGTGTGTAGTACAATTGATGAGCTAAAGTGGTCACTTAGTCTTATACTGAACATAATCTTACCCCAGATACCAAGAATGGGCTCCTATAAACAATTTTAAATCACTCCCCGGGATACACATGGGCAGAGAAGAACTCACGGCACCAATGTCCTCAGCCCAATTCAAATATTCGATCAAGCCCTAGACGGTAGTCAGTCAGAAAGGCGGAACCTAGCAGGCTTTAGCGCAAAGCTCACTAGTCCATCCGTATTGGCATATCCTATCAAGATAGTACATGAGACCGTGTCGAGAAATCTTTCACTTGTTAAACTTACCCCAgtctccttgacgtcctggACGATTCTCGATCCTTTGGAAAAAGCTTGATGAGCTTTAGCAACTTTTCAGTATTTCATTTTACTCACGGCCCAATCTTCAGTGAACGGTCAGCCAACTGCTTACAGCTCTGGAAAACTAAGCACTGTTACTCACAGTTTCGTTCCATTTCCAGCGTTTAGCGACAGTTTGCCCTATAATCATAATTTTATGAGCCACCACTGTCGAACGGATGACGAACGAGCATACCTTCCAAGTTATTTCCGCCGGGGAATCGCCATACTCGAGGCTTCGATGCGGCCAGGGCTTCTGCAAGATCGATACGCATACCGTTCTGACGACCCTTGTACGTGGGAGGGAAAAGTGAGAACATTCCAAAATAAACTGATTTCCCTGAGGCGCTCGCACCGTCCACAGTCACGCGAAAGACGTTCTTCACATCCGGGGCGGACTGGGATGGAGTGAAATCAAAGGTGAACTTTTTCCAGGAGTTTGTCACTCCTGAAACCGTTGCGGTTGCATAGGTAGTCCCTGATGAAGAAGCCAAGGAGACGGTGACGGAACCGGTATAGCTATCAGACCTTGCGTAGAAAGAGCCTGTGTACTTCCATCCCGATTGGACCTTGATTCCTACGTAGTGAGGTAAAATAATGTAGCTACGACGAAGGAAATAAAGTACAAACCCCAGTACCCCGAGTTATCAAATCCAACTTGACCGCTCGCGCCCGCTGGAATCTTAGCTTGTAAGGAATTGCGAAGAGCATTGGAAACCCCAGGAATGCTATTGATTACGCTGAGGCTGGTCCCTCTGTAAGCACTCCATGCATTTAGTCTAAAttcgggggggggggggaagtCAATTGAGCcctatatatgcatgatacCTCTTACGCTTGGGGTGTATTAGCGGTCACGGCCTGAAAGGCACGGTTTTGTAGGAGTTCGGCATATAGCCCGCCGTCTCCGCTACAGGTAGGATCAGCACATTGATTTCACTTGCGGGGAACATCTTAGGATTACCTATGATTGATGTCCTGAGTAGCTACAGTGTTCAGTCACAGCTCAGGTAGGAAAGCAATGACACTCACCTCCCACATCCAACCATACATAGTAGAAGGAATGGCATGAGTTTGAGTGTTTGTCACTTGGATGCGCAACGAGGACTGGGCGAAGGCACCCGCAGTAAGAGCAAGAACAAAAAGTCTGTAAAAGGGTCCCATCGTGTTGTCGGGGCCGCTCGTGGTGTTGAACTTGTCAGGTTTTCCGTACCTTATATACATACAAATCACGTACACCTGTGTATCATTGATGGTCACTAGATCTTAGAGGAAGATCTTGTCGTGAATCTACGCCCATGTAGATCTCCATTTGTCCAAGGAAGTTGTGCATGTGCCCTGGTGATGAGTAGTGGGTGGCAGTTAATTTCATTCTGAGAAGTAAGTAATCATCAACGAAGTTCGAAAATACCCCAGCTAGGAGGCTAATGACTCCTTAAAGGTGCTCAATTTACCGGGGTATCTACTGAATTACTCCTTACGGTCTAAGTTTATGCTAAATATTGAACCCTGGCGGAGGTTGCCAACAGCAAGATCACGAGGGGTTTGACCTGGAAATAAATCCAAACTTCTCCCTTGGGCCGATCCAAGAGAAGACCAATGAAAGCGGTGATAGGAAGAAAGCAATTTATGGATAAAACTTCTACCATATGTTCTCCCTACATTTCTCCCAAGAAAGCCCCAATCCACTCACACGCGTGCATCCCTGTAGTGTCTAGGTTACGTTGATTTCCACCGCAGGTTTTAAAGGGACTGCTACAACTGTCACTACAATAGTCATCGATTCTTACGTCTTACATATCTTCCGATCGAGCCCAACACCAATAACTGTACTGTTCTGATCTTACATGAGGTAGTCAAGGAAAAATATCATAATCCCAAGCTGTTGAGGTTACGAACCATCAAACGTTAAATACCAAGTTAAATTTAGCGTGAGTTATGCAGGCGCTTGGTGACACTGTTGTAGCCTCGGAGCTACTGTAGTAATACATGACTCATGTAGTTATTTTTACTGAGATCGGTTGCGTACATATTTTTGCGTTGCCTGGCCCAGATCCTCCGCCACGACCGTTATTGAAAATGGTGATCTGCAGTTCGAATACGGTATCCTCCACTAAATTCTAGTGTGGCTCAATAGGTGGCAACCAACACAAAATCCATGGATAAAACAATTGGATTTTAACAATAAGGCTAGACAGGCAAAATTAAACTATGTTCGAACGCCGTTGTCTCCGAAGGCGACGTAGGAACTAAGGAAATTAAGCGCGTTTTCATCTGACCACTGGCACAAACTCAAAGTATAGTTGACAAGGATCGGTCGGATCAAAGGATAAGACACCGTAGGCAAGGTTAGTAACGGAAAATGGAGGAGTCTGTCAGGGGCGGCTCTCAGAGGTGTAGTGAGGTAGTATAACCAGAAGATAGACACGGGTAGCTAAGCGATATACAGCTTTAGGTCCTAGTAACACCATACGATTACAAAGGACACTGACCAATTCAATGGGAGCACCCAACATTCATTTGAGGGCTGTTCTCGGTAAATCTTGGATGTTGCATACTTAAGCTATACTGTCTGCAAACGAGGACAGTTCTTTTCAATTCATTTAATCTCGAATAGTTGTAGTGTGTGTGTCGTATGCTACCGAGTATTACTCTTTCTGTGTTTGCTCATACGTCGCTTGGGTTATTGGTCTGCTTGGCAAGGTCCAAGCAGCATTCACGTTGCATTCTTTGGTCTCGACTTACAACTTGGGTCGAAAGTATGAAAGATCGATTTTTTAACTTACGAGTATTGATCGGATACCGGAGAAGTGATGGCTCTCAACAGGTTATCATCGGCCAGGCCTTGGTCTCCGGCTCTCTGAATAACGCGGTTGTCGGACTACGGACGTAATATTAGACATACCAACTAGAGTAAACAAAGGACCATACCTTAAGATTGGTGCCGTACCCGAACCAATCGCTGGTGCTCGGATTGGCCATGCACAGTAAAATTGTACTCACGGTGCTAGAGTTGTTTAGCTTGACGGTATCAGAGCCACAAAAGGCAAGGGGGTAATTGTCATTACCAATGTTAAACATCCCGCAGATACCATCGGAGAGTGCCATGTTTTACATGATAAAATTGGATCTGTTGCTAACAGCAAGCCAATGGTCATTGTGTTGACAGCGCCAGGGACGAAGGATATTTACAGAGTGGATTACCTATACGCACCAGTGTTCAGAATGTGTTGGGCTTGTGCGTTTCAAAGTGTCTACACATACCACAAAGATGCCATGATGGTATTTCTATCCCAAAGATGTGGGACCCAGTCGACAGTATTGAACCCAATTATTGGTTTACCATAAAACATACGTATCAAGCACGGCGTTATTTACCTTAGCGGTAAGACACCTTGCTATTGTCAATTCCAGGTATGAATAAATGTTTCTGGGGGTTGGAAATATCTACATGGCGTAAGATCGCATCCAAGTATTATGGAGTGAACAGTTTGACAATTGAATCGTTGGATAGTATGATTTTGTGAGAAGCCAACGTGTTGAACTACAACTTTGCGCATGCATGTTGTACACAACTATATCAGGGGAGCATTCCTGCGTATTATGGGTCTGATGTCAGTTGAGAAGCAAATTGAGTTATGCATCAACCACAGGCAAGTGAATATTATATCTAATATTACGCTTGTCATAATTATGCCATGTACGGAATTGACATGCATGTATATGTAAGTTAGCAGGAGAGAACGAAGTAAGACACTGGCCTGTTGGGAAATAGCGCAGATCTGGAATATTAGGATCAGCAATTCGAGGAACACCACCCTGACAAGGAACCATCGAGTAAACTAACGTGATCTACTACGTATCGATTGAAATGATGGCAACCTTGACCATTTCATGACAAAACAGGCTTGTCAGGATGATACATTATCCGTTTAAACCCAATAACTATTCTTAGGAGCATACTAAATTTGCAAATCTTAAGTATAACCAGGCATCCGGATCTACATGTAGGTGATGGCACCAATTCAACATGAATATCATACTTCGTTGAGTAGAACATAGTTAATATGGTATGGGTGACATGGGTTACTTAAGCGGAGGTTATGTGCGGTACATAGTACCGTAGACTTTGATCATGAAGATGTGCATTTTTCTATGACGTATCGCAACGAGTTCTGATTGCATCTAGACATTGCTGCTGCCTAGGTCAAGTGTCAATATAAAAGGCTCATTCTCCTGTTATTTCTTGTCGTCTCGGAGTTTTTGTGGAGAAAACTTACATGTCTACCGTTCAAGCGATCTGAGTCTCTCAACGTAACCATATCATATTGACAGGAAAAGAATCATTCTAATTTTAATTTTTATCATGAAACAGTCAAAACGATCACCAATTGAGGGTAGCACTGACACATGTTGTGATAGATCACACTGTCTGTTTAGGTTGCTGTGATAAATTATCGGGTAAAATTCATTTGGTTGTTCATATCGTCTTTCTCAATCTGATTACTTGCAACATAGCTCCCTGTTATTGCCTTTAATGTTGAAATTTCCCCACTCTATTCCCAGATGAACTATTGCTTGGTCGTCATAGAACACGTGGGGAACGAAGTCACTCTCTTGATATGGGTTGCATACAACATACATGCGCAGAGTCGTAGATTATCTGACCCACTTCTTACGAAAATCACGTCATTCAGGTATTCATATGCCGAAATGTTCTTTGCGTACTCATTGAATCTTGCTCCATGTAGGTCTTTCTGGCTTCCAGCACCAATTGCGCATACCCGAAAGAGACGATAATGTTATCTTCTTGTTAGCTAAGGCAACTAACGCCCTgttgaatgtatgcgtctTATAGTAAACCAGTGACGCTGTTAACTAGACCCCAGATTATTGGGGTAGAGACCCCATCATTCAATCTTTGCGGTGTGGGCAGGCGTAACGGGGTTCACAAATATGACGCCTCCTAACCATTGGCGCGCGCAGGTAGTCTGCCGTATAAATACCAGTCGTCGACATCGATCTATTCACCACTAGCTCAGTGTTCTACTACTAGTACAACCAATAGTCCTATATAAAAGATGGCTCTCCCCGACGGTAGATACAGAATCTTTAACGCCGAGAACGAAAAGTATGCACCTGCCTTCTATGACTCTGATACCGTCAAGATGAACATCACTGGAAATGTGCGTATTGACCTATTATGCACAATGAATTTGTTGTCCTATCTCACTTTCACCGTGAATAATCAGGTTGACCTCGAGATCAAGAACGAATCTGGAGCACAGATGATTCGTTTCAACGATAGGAGAGTCAACCCGAGCACTAGCAACTGGTTCGGGTACAACACTAACCTTCAGGCATGTTGCGATATTCACATCAATTGGACTCTACTCATATTTTTCCTTACAGCCCGACAACCGCGTTATTCAGAGGACTGAAAAGCATAACCTCACAGGCGACAACCTGTTATGGGCTATTACTCCTGCAGGATCTGACCTATACTCGTAAGTTGAAAGTGAACCTTTTGGTGTCTTATGTCTAAGCCATGAGTTAGGATCAAAGTCTGGAATGCCGATGCTGCTTGGACTTTGCCAGACAACCCAAGGAATCCGACTGATGTAGGTCATTTTTAACGGACTGAGTGAGATTCTAGAGCCTGATCGCCTAATCTTCGTAGATTTATCTGGAGCCTGCGGAGGGAAAGAGGAGCCAGTTGTGGAAGATTAGGGAAGCTTAACAGGCAACAGAGTGACGTTTCGAGTTGTGAAGATATGTTGTACATATCGTGATTAGTTGAAATTGAATGAATTGAAAAGCGATGGCCCGTGTTTGTGGCCGACACTGGCTCAATGTGCACTGTATGCTAGAGTATATCCCAATTGAGAACCATTAGATGTATTACTGAATTGGGGCCATTTTGAATAATACGTGGATCTTCAGATTTATCCGTTGCCAAGATCTACCAAACGACTTGGTTCGGTCAATCGGTAGATCTACTTAGCGAATTACAAATTTGTCCGTTCTCTGGCCTTGTACAGTCACCTCGGCGCTCACATGATCGCAACATCAGAAACTTCCCTGATAATCATGACAAACTAACTGGCTTTCGTGTGACAGAATAGGGTCATCAGTTGTGGGCAAACTTGTACCAAGAGAAGCTGAACGCCTATTCTGGGGGTGCGCTTATCTTGGGTTACGACACATTTTCGTCCCCATCCCGTGCGCCACATGAGTGCGTCTTTACACCGAATATACTCCCCCTCAGCTATCGACCGCCCCTAGAGAACCATGGCTACATTCTGTTAGGCCTTCGCTTTAGCTCTTTCGTTAGTAGTGTGCCATAGTCGAAGGAATAGTTTTCCGGTTCATAGCTGTGCGACCGGTTTCTTGCATCTCGGCCATGACCCACGCGACGCACGAGTTCTGTTCGTGTCTAGGCACACAAGCATAGACAAACCCACGCTTGATCGACCGGAATAGTACGGTAATATTTAGATTACATATCCACAGTTTCGCTCTGATATCCGTGGTCAAGGCGTGTTTCTAGTTTCTGTGGTTTCTCAAGTGTTCAGCCACACCTCTGATCCCGGGCCGGTGCAGGCACCTAGCGGGCTTTGACTCCACCCAAAGCTCCAAAACCCATTTGGTTGCTCCATTGTT
The Rhizoctonia solani chromosome 8, complete sequence DNA segment above includes these coding regions:
- a CDS encoding alpha-L-arabinofuranosidase; this encodes MALSDGICGMFNIGNDNYPLAFCGSDTVKLNNSSTVSTILLCMANPSTSDWFGYGTNLKSDNRVIQRAGDQGLADDNLLRAITSPVSDQYSYGKPDKFNTTSGPDNTMGPFYRLFVLALTAGAFAQSSLRIQVTNTQTHAIPSTMYGWMWEDINHSGDGGLYAELLQNRAFQAVTANTPQALNAWSAYRGTSLSVINSIPGVSNALRNSLQAKIPAGASGQVGFDNSGYWGIKVQSGWKYTGSFYARSDSYTGSVTVSLASSSGTTYATATVSGVTNSWKKFTFDFTPSQSAPDVKNVFRVTVDGASASGKSVYFGMFSLFPPTYKGRQNGMRIDLAEALAASKPRVWRFPGGNNLEGQTVAKRWKWNETIGPIENRPGRQGDWGYANTDGLGLIEYLNWAEDIGAEPILAHQLYYTPAGYSLGGETVPESQLQPYVQDAINEIQFITGDANTNQWAKLRAQYGRTAPYKLRYIEIGNEDFAASASYAQYRWRVFVNGLKAAFPNSGFQYIATTYPSTTLSPAYTHIDWHQYNVPKWFIDHALEYDTYPRNGAQVFVGEYAVTSTNPSCIFGPPSCGRLEYPTLQGAVAEAAYMTGLERNSDVVFASTYAPTLQNINGHQWTPDVITFDAGSMVKSASYYAQQMFGSNMGTHVLKTSPAPSASVPLHWVASHDAANKIVYLKASNTGTSSFTGTFALDFPITGQSTTTLLTAGAPGTFNTLSNPNAVVPQTSNLNVGSGATSFTYNFPPQSVAVFKLPVGW
- a CDS encoding GMC oxidoreductase, whose protein sequence is MKAIGALSLISAAAVNAATTYDYVIVGGGTAGLAVAARLSEDPKVTVAVLEAGGTGFGNPNVTDLRNRYMPFGTQIDWVLPTVPQAAANGRVYTHAQGKVLGGSSAINGAVYIRPAKEEYAAFEKLGATGWSFTTLQKAGLKSEKLTMPTTKLGGVLPNPAYHGTNGPVSVTIQNNVSSFFNDVAVPTIKNLGHKWNPDNNGGSPNGATPVQVTIFPNSYNRSYSPNTYYLPNAGRANLHVFTDSPVSKILWKNSTATGNVLATGVEYLNGTEAQTLAAKNVIVSAGALHTPKVLELSGIGDPTILKAIGVPVKVDLPGVGKNLQNQLGVNVQYRLKSENITAGAETQAPIIEVEPAQVILSAADLAKSEQLLSTKTGEISQEQFDIMKSLIKNKVAQTEMNWSLVKNADSTFNIQFYTTDLHTFSRGQVHASSSDPTAKPTLDPKYLSVEHDIWYLSRAVAYTRNITAAEPLASYIESEVTPGSNITSPDQLESWLKTNFRTMSHFVGTAAAVPKAKGGVVDPRNFKVYGTQNVRVVDASTIPLLPGIHTMSLVYAIAEYASERIKST